The following are from one region of the Deinococcus ruber genome:
- a CDS encoding cobaltochelatase subunit CobN → MADATIPRTVQRQKVTRADGKTVNIVQRRGHLSYCSSGCCCGHVDRGYAPLPVDAYKNGWISRKLRNTVHLTRSGCLGPCTLANVASLMFDGRSVWFHNVNTPWQVELIYDYIERMIQADRFLTPPPELAEYVFNFYDWDFRTPPEQAELPAAPTGPLAGIAVLSHADTDLLTLERVRGTLPEGFAHLHTHPLQRVRSEEAMDTLLAGALGSAAVLLLRVHGNLSGVPGFAALQAQARTRGQHVAVISGVGDLDPEFARAGSVPLDLLETLTTAFVQGGVEPLGQALRALSDRLLLTGFGSEAVRPTAEHGVYLPELENATREDWQQQADPARPTVGLLFYRAHLLSGNTGFVDALLEALSDAAVNGLAVYTSSLKALENGVPAALALMQGQVDAVISTLSFALGEVNSGDVTQPGQNVSALCALGVPVVQAVASGMARGAWALSSRGLSPLDTAMNVAIPEFDGRIIGVPVSFKENVGGGTVYVPDLERVARVAGIAARQAALRHTANRDKRIAFVLTNSGAKAASVGNAVGLDAPASLLNLLRAMRGRGYALPELPAQSDTLIHDLLSRGSYDDAHPLDPARAHRYRRSEYLNWYGDLPATPHRRMTAQWGEPKAVGPAVRAGTSTLGKNLSGGLPPSGMAEPWGDAGHYHFAALELGNALVALQPPRGYGMDPDAIYHQPDLPPTHHYAAFYRWLTSPAEEGGWGANAIVHVGKHGTLEWLPGKGVGLSGECFPDLLLGNTPLVYPFIINDPGEGSQAKRRAHAVVVDHLTPPMTSAETYGPLAELNALVNEYYAVEKLDPSKLPLLQGQIWKLVRDTNLQTDLDLKTMLSRDHGDHTHDWDDELTEEGVPVSLAEMDGSGVAHLLEDLDGYLCELGLAQIRDGLHVMGTMPPLPEMLRALTRLPNAGVPGMQGSLAGAFGLDLAALLARPGERLPGQLSILGTPCYSHADLLERLDSLSLELLTVLEDGGFQEAGIEPALRKVLGLGTSDLHAVLRFVCSELVPNLEQVDDEVQHTLDALEGRYVPAGPSGAPTRGMAHILPTGRNFYAVDPRALPSQAAWTVGQALARETAERYRAEHGSYPEMVGLSAWGTSQMRTHGDDVAQALALMGARPRWNATSRRLEGVEAMPLAELGRPRIDVTLRISGFFRDAFPHLIDLLDDAVTLVTGLDEDPAQNFPRKHYLAELDSGQAEDETPEAHDARARYRVFGAKPGSYGAGILPLIETGTWQGEADFARAFLEWGGYAYTRAESGTEAKEVFASRLRSVQVALHNQDNREHDIFDSDDYLQFHGGMIATIRSLTGVQPATYFGDTSRPERAAVRDLKEETLRVYRSRVVNPKWLDGIRRHGYKGGLELAATVDYLFGYDATAQVAPDFVYEGLAQTYALESVTRAFLEQSNPWALNAIASRLLEAAERGLWDAPDAGTLDALRGVLLGSEALLEERGEQHRGVTS, encoded by the coding sequence GTGGCTGATGCAACCATACCGCGCACCGTGCAGCGTCAGAAGGTGACGCGTGCGGACGGAAAGACCGTCAATATCGTTCAGCGGCGCGGCCACCTGTCGTACTGCTCTTCAGGCTGCTGCTGCGGTCACGTCGACCGCGGCTACGCGCCGTTGCCGGTGGACGCCTACAAAAACGGCTGGATTTCGCGGAAGCTGCGGAACACCGTTCACCTGACGCGGTCCGGCTGTCTGGGTCCCTGCACGCTCGCCAACGTGGCCTCGCTGATGTTCGATGGCCGCAGCGTCTGGTTTCACAACGTGAACACGCCCTGGCAGGTGGAACTGATCTACGACTACATCGAACGCATGATCCAGGCGGACCGCTTCCTGACGCCACCGCCGGAGCTGGCCGAGTACGTCTTCAACTTCTACGACTGGGACTTCCGCACGCCGCCTGAGCAAGCTGAGCTGCCAGCCGCGCCGACCGGTCCGCTGGCTGGCATCGCGGTCCTGTCCCATGCCGATACCGACCTGCTGACGCTCGAACGCGTTCGCGGCACCTTGCCGGAGGGCTTTGCGCACCTGCACACCCATCCGCTTCAGCGGGTGAGGAGCGAGGAGGCGATGGACACCCTGCTGGCCGGAGCACTGGGCAGCGCGGCCGTGCTGCTGCTGCGCGTTCATGGCAATCTCAGCGGCGTTCCCGGCTTCGCAGCGTTGCAGGCGCAGGCGCGAACACGTGGGCAGCATGTCGCGGTCATCAGTGGTGTCGGCGACCTCGACCCTGAGTTTGCGCGGGCAGGAAGTGTGCCGCTCGACCTGCTGGAGACCCTGACCACCGCCTTCGTACAGGGCGGGGTCGAGCCGCTCGGTCAGGCGCTGCGAGCGCTCTCAGATCGGCTGCTGCTGACTGGATTCGGGAGCGAGGCGGTGCGGCCGACCGCCGAACACGGGGTGTACCTGCCGGAGCTGGAGAACGCCACCCGGGAAGACTGGCAGCAGCAGGCCGATCCAGCCAGGCCGACCGTGGGCCTGCTGTTTTACCGCGCGCATCTGCTGAGCGGCAACACCGGCTTCGTGGATGCTCTGCTGGAAGCGCTGAGTGACGCAGCCGTCAACGGACTGGCCGTGTACACCTCCAGCCTCAAGGCGCTCGAAAACGGCGTCCCGGCCGCCCTGGCGCTGATGCAGGGCCAGGTGGACGCCGTGATCAGTACACTCTCCTTCGCACTGGGCGAGGTGAACAGCGGCGACGTGACGCAGCCGGGGCAGAACGTCTCGGCGCTCTGTGCGCTGGGTGTGCCGGTGGTGCAGGCCGTCGCCAGCGGTATGGCTCGGGGCGCGTGGGCGCTGTCCAGCCGGGGGCTGAGTCCACTCGACACGGCCATGAACGTGGCGATTCCGGAATTCGACGGGCGGATCATCGGGGTGCCCGTCTCGTTCAAGGAGAACGTCGGCGGCGGCACGGTCTACGTCCCCGACCTGGAACGCGTGGCCCGCGTGGCAGGCATTGCCGCGCGGCAGGCTGCCCTGCGGCACACAGCCAACCGCGACAAACGCATCGCGTTCGTGCTGACCAACTCTGGTGCAAAGGCCGCCTCGGTGGGCAATGCCGTGGGTCTGGACGCGCCCGCCAGTCTGCTGAACCTGCTGCGGGCCATGCGGGGACGCGGCTACGCGCTGCCGGAACTGCCCGCCCAGAGTGACACGCTGATCCACGACCTGCTGTCGCGCGGCAGTTACGACGACGCCCACCCGCTCGATCCGGCCCGCGCTCACCGGTACCGCCGCAGCGAGTACCTGAACTGGTATGGCGATCTGCCAGCGACCCCACACCGCCGGATGACCGCCCAGTGGGGGGAGCCGAAAGCGGTGGGCCCAGCGGTGCGGGCGGGAACCTCGACGCTCGGCAAGAACCTGTCAGGTGGCCTGCCGCCTTCCGGCATGGCCGAACCGTGGGGAGACGCTGGCCACTACCATTTTGCAGCGCTGGAACTGGGCAATGCGCTGGTGGCCCTGCAACCGCCGCGCGGCTACGGCATGGATCCGGACGCCATTTATCACCAGCCCGACCTGCCGCCCACCCATCACTACGCCGCGTTCTACCGTTGGCTGACCTCACCGGCGGAGGAAGGGGGTTGGGGCGCGAACGCCATCGTGCATGTCGGCAAGCACGGCACGCTGGAATGGCTTCCCGGTAAAGGTGTGGGGTTGTCGGGCGAGTGCTTCCCCGACCTGCTGCTGGGCAACACGCCGCTGGTGTACCCGTTCATCATCAACGATCCCGGTGAAGGGTCACAGGCCAAACGCCGGGCGCACGCAGTGGTGGTCGATCACCTGACCCCGCCGATGACCAGCGCCGAGACGTACGGGCCGTTGGCGGAACTGAACGCGCTGGTCAACGAGTATTACGCGGTGGAGAAGCTCGATCCGAGCAAGCTGCCGCTCCTGCAAGGCCAGATCTGGAAGCTGGTGCGGGACACGAACCTCCAGACCGACCTGGACCTGAAGACCATGCTGAGCCGGGACCACGGTGACCACACGCATGACTGGGACGATGAACTGACCGAAGAGGGCGTGCCCGTGTCGCTGGCGGAGATGGACGGCAGTGGCGTGGCGCACCTGCTGGAGGACCTCGACGGCTACCTGTGCGAATTGGGTCTGGCGCAGATCCGGGATGGCCTGCACGTCATGGGGACCATGCCGCCGCTGCCCGAGATGCTGCGCGCCCTGACGCGCCTGCCGAACGCCGGCGTGCCGGGCATGCAGGGTAGTCTCGCGGGTGCCTTCGGCCTGGATCTGGCGGCGCTGCTTGCTCGGCCCGGTGAGCGACTGCCCGGACAGCTGAGCATCCTGGGAACGCCGTGTTATTCGCACGCCGATCTGCTGGAGCGGCTCGACAGCCTGAGCCTGGAACTGCTGACCGTGCTGGAGGACGGGGGGTTTCAGGAAGCGGGGATTGAACCCGCGCTCCGGAAGGTGCTGGGCCTCGGCACGTCAGACCTGCACGCCGTGCTGCGCTTCGTTTGCAGCGAGTTGGTTCCAAATCTGGAGCAGGTGGACGATGAAGTGCAGCATACCCTGGACGCGCTGGAAGGCCGGTACGTTCCAGCGGGGCCGTCGGGCGCGCCGACGCGCGGAATGGCGCACATCCTGCCGACCGGGCGGAACTTCTACGCGGTCGATCCGCGCGCGCTGCCCTCGCAGGCGGCCTGGACGGTCGGGCAAGCCCTGGCGCGCGAGACGGCGGAGCGTTACAGAGCGGAACATGGCAGCTACCCGGAGATGGTGGGCCTGTCCGCCTGGGGCACCTCGCAGATGCGCACGCACGGTGACGACGTGGCGCAGGCCCTCGCCCTGATGGGCGCGCGCCCACGCTGGAACGCCACGTCGCGGAGGCTCGAAGGGGTGGAGGCCATGCCGCTGGCCGAACTCGGTCGCCCCCGGATCGACGTGACCCTGCGGATCTCCGGCTTCTTCCGTGACGCCTTCCCGCACCTGATTGACCTGCTTGACGACGCGGTGACGCTGGTGACCGGCCTGGACGAAGATCCAGCGCAGAACTTTCCGCGCAAGCACTACCTGGCCGAGTTGGACAGTGGACAGGCGGAGGATGAGACGCCCGAGGCGCACGACGCCCGCGCCCGCTACCGAGTGTTCGGAGCCAAGCCGGGAAGTTACGGTGCAGGCATCCTGCCGCTGATCGAGACCGGAACCTGGCAAGGCGAAGCCGATTTCGCCCGCGCCTTCCTAGAATGGGGCGGCTACGCCTACACCCGCGCCGAGAGCGGCACCGAGGCGAAGGAGGTGTTCGCCAGCAGGCTGAGGAGCGTGCAGGTGGCGCTCCACAACCAGGACAACCGCGAGCACGACATTTTTGACAGCGACGATTACTTACAGTTTCACGGCGGCATGATCGCCACCATCCGTTCGCTGACCGGCGTGCAGCCCGCCACCTACTTCGGCGACACCTCACGGCCAGAGCGAGCGGCGGTGCGCGATCTGAAAGAGGAGACGCTGCGGGTGTACCGTTCGCGGGTGGTCAACCCGAAGTGGCTGGACGGCATCCGGCGGCACGGCTATAAAGGCGGGCTGGAACTGGCAGCCACCGTGGATTACCTGTTTGGCTACGACGCCACCGCGCAGGTGGCACCCGACTTCGTGTACGAGGGACTGGCGCAGACCTACGCCCTGGAGAGCGTGACCAGGGCATTCCTGGAGCAGAGCAATCCGTGGGCGCTGAACGCCATAGCCTCCAGGCTGCTGGAAGCCGCCGAGCGCGGGCTGTGGGACGCACCGGACGCGGGGACGCTGGACGCCCTGCGCGGGGTGCTGCTCGGGAGCGAGGCGCTGTTGGAGGAACGCGGCGAGCAGCACCGCGGGGTGACGTCATGA
- a CDS encoding SAM-dependent methyltransferase codes for MNYRDQTARLKEVAALHHTGKRCVVAFMGDVHFSGFQFLERVELACGHTVDTVPGISSAQMMASRGRVCFDETAFLTFHRRGDVQPFKRHLIHALEDGRNAIVIPRPWDFMPRDIAAHCLEHGIDGARPAEVWEALTQDEASWSGRLDECTAEFSDLSIMLIRAPAEFPSQLDSPESGALAGNA; via the coding sequence ATGAACTACCGCGACCAGACCGCCAGGCTCAAGGAGGTTGCCGCGCTGCACCACACCGGGAAGCGGTGTGTGGTGGCGTTCATGGGCGACGTGCACTTCTCCGGATTTCAGTTTCTAGAGCGGGTCGAGCTGGCCTGCGGACACACAGTCGACACCGTGCCGGGCATCTCCAGTGCTCAGATGATGGCGAGCCGGGGCCGCGTCTGCTTCGACGAAACCGCCTTCCTGACCTTCCACCGGCGGGGCGACGTGCAGCCCTTCAAGCGTCACCTGATTCACGCGCTCGAGGACGGCCGGAACGCCATCGTCATCCCGCGGCCCTGGGATTTCATGCCGCGTGACATCGCGGCGCACTGCCTGGAGCACGGCATTGATGGCGCTCGCCCCGCTGAGGTCTGGGAGGCGCTCACGCAAGACGAGGCAAGCTGGTCTGGCCGACTCGACGAATGCACCGCGGAGTTCTCGGATCTGTCGATCATGCTGATCCGTGCGCCCGCCGAGTTTCCCAGTCAGCTGGACTCTCCCGAATCCGGAGCCCTGGCTGGGAACGCGTGA
- a CDS encoding VWA domain-containing protein — translation MSALYPFSALVGQATLQLALLITAVDPALGVLLRGDKGAAKSTAARALAELLPDGAPFVNLPVGASEDRLLGGLDLERALQGESALKPGLLAQAHGGVLYCDEVNLLPAHLIDALLDAAASGVNVLERDGFSVQHPARFVLLGSMNPEEGTLRPQLLDRFAMVADVHAPTAPSERREILIRRLKFDADPEGFRREWAGLQGAWNNRVSRARAALPEVRVSPDILTEVAETVCRHNVTSLRADLALVRAARAHAALEGRPEVTVEDLAIVLPLVLAHRVPPGSRLPDPPPRAPEQDEPEVRSEAPPAPDMDAQRDTAPSGPVDETPEPVQERVFAPGVASVPQLVLSVGRQPGRQSVPAGEARGRVVRVRPDTQPREFDVRASLNSALTRTGSATLTPADLHGRVRERLGGRVLLLLLDASGSHAQGERMRTVKGASLGLIDTLHGTGTVGLIAFRGAGAELLCPPTHDHAAARRALDYLPTGGRTPLAHALQMAAQLLNDLELSHGGTLALFTDGRANVPLHGSDPWQDALDAAVRLRASAPDVSIRVIDTEQSALRLGRAQLLSDAMKATFTSLEHRP, via the coding sequence ATGAGTGCGCTCTACCCGTTCAGTGCCCTGGTCGGTCAGGCGACCCTCCAGCTGGCTTTGCTGATCACTGCCGTCGACCCGGCGCTGGGGGTCCTGCTGCGCGGCGACAAGGGCGCGGCCAAGAGTACGGCGGCGCGCGCCCTGGCGGAACTGCTGCCGGACGGGGCCCCGTTCGTCAATCTTCCAGTCGGTGCCAGTGAAGACCGCCTGCTGGGCGGCCTCGACCTGGAACGGGCCCTGCAAGGCGAGAGTGCGCTCAAACCCGGCCTGCTGGCCCAGGCCCACGGTGGCGTGCTGTACTGCGACGAGGTGAACCTGTTGCCCGCTCACCTGATCGACGCCCTGCTTGACGCTGCAGCCAGCGGCGTCAATGTGCTGGAGCGCGACGGATTCAGCGTGCAGCACCCAGCCCGCTTCGTGCTGCTGGGAAGCATGAACCCGGAGGAGGGAACGCTGAGGCCGCAACTGCTCGACCGTTTCGCGATGGTGGCCGACGTGCACGCCCCGACAGCGCCGTCGGAACGCCGCGAGATCCTGATTCGCCGCCTGAAGTTCGATGCCGACCCTGAGGGATTCCGGAGAGAGTGGGCCGGGTTGCAGGGCGCATGGAACAACCGGGTGTCCCGGGCGCGGGCGGCCCTGCCGGAAGTTCGTGTCTCCCCGGACATCCTGACGGAAGTCGCCGAAACTGTCTGCCGTCACAACGTCACCTCACTGCGAGCCGACCTGGCCCTCGTCCGGGCGGCCCGCGCGCACGCCGCTCTGGAGGGAAGGCCCGAGGTGACGGTCGAAGACCTGGCGATTGTGCTGCCGCTGGTGCTGGCTCACCGCGTACCACCGGGAAGCCGGCTGCCGGATCCGCCGCCCCGTGCTCCGGAGCAGGATGAGCCGGAAGTCAGGAGTGAAGCGCCGCCCGCACCTGACATGGACGCGCAGCGTGACACAGCCCCCTCCGGCCCGGTGGACGAAACACCTGAGCCTGTCCAGGAGCGGGTCTTTGCGCCAGGCGTGGCATCCGTGCCCCAACTCGTGCTCTCGGTCGGGAGACAGCCCGGTCGGCAGTCAGTTCCAGCGGGCGAGGCGCGCGGACGCGTCGTTCGCGTTCGGCCTGACACGCAGCCGCGTGAGTTCGACGTCCGGGCCAGCCTGAACAGTGCCCTGACGCGCACCGGCAGTGCCACCCTCACACCCGCCGACCTGCACGGACGGGTGCGCGAGCGCCTCGGCGGGCGGGTTCTGCTCTTGCTCCTCGACGCCAGCGGCTCGCACGCCCAGGGAGAGCGGATGCGCACAGTCAAGGGCGCGTCGCTCGGCCTGATCGACACGCTGCACGGAACCGGCACGGTGGGGTTGATCGCCTTCCGCGGCGCTGGGGCCGAACTGCTCTGCCCGCCCACCCACGACCACGCAGCGGCCCGACGCGCCCTGGACTACCTGCCCACCGGAGGCCGCACGCCGCTGGCCCACGCACTGCAGATGGCAGCGCAGCTCCTGAACGACCTGGAGCTGTCTCACGGGGGCACGTTGGCGCTGTTCACCGACGGGCGGGCCAACGTGCCGCTGCACGGCAGCGATCCGTGGCAGGACGCGCTCGACGCTGCCGTTCGCCTCCGGGCCTCCGCACCAGACGTGAGCATCCGTGTCATCGATACCGAGCAGAGCGCCCTCCGACTCGGGCGGGCACAGCTGCTGTCAGACGCCATGAAGGCCACGTTCACTTCCCTGGAGCACCGACCATGA